Proteins from one Coffea arabica cultivar ET-39 chromosome 8c, Coffea Arabica ET-39 HiFi, whole genome shotgun sequence genomic window:
- the LOC113705777 gene encoding disease resistance protein RPM1-like — MALTILSSVLNQLSILLREEGQLLGGLRQEVELIRDELGRMRAFLRVAETKEEDADPGLQEWIKQVREAAYDIEDVLDEFVSRFARHRATGFHGFVRKIFNSIKTLRARHKVAEQIQSIKARVKFISEGHRRYQLEFGVTTQAAESLATVNNTTWRYSRDDALLVEEAELIGIDNPRQQLISQLLQGDDSQLKVVSVVGMGGLGKTTLVKIVHEDLDIRRHFPVRAFVTVSQTCNIQELLKDLILQLHNDLKKQVPQLIEAMTTIQLKQFVKDFLQQAGRYAIVFDDVWDVKFWNAIRIALPKNGYGNCVMLTTRQADVAFASCTQSQDYVFKMEFLSFEDSWTLFCNKIFKGNGCPAHLIDVAKGILGKCEGLPLAILAISGLWALKDFSIAEWEMVRHSLGGELEGSGMLDRVRKILFLSYNDLPCDLKTCLLYLSIYPEDFKIRCHRLVQLWSAEGFVGKTEGMTMKDVGFSYLTELVNRSLIQVTQSFYEGIPYTCRIHDLVREVVLSKSREQNMIAIANEQCTRWFSEKVRRLVVHSSSNNTEQHQESQCYSFNHLRSFITIESMNPPISRALLSKALKSSRLLKVLDLTDEKTLEEIPNEIFNLYHLRHLNLCRTGVKAVPKFIGKLRNLEYLDLGETQVKELPMEIQKLKKLEHLIVHQKVDFSEASYGFHGFKAPSKLGGLLALQSLTTIDASGGSVIVKEIGTLTQLSRLGISNLRREDGKVLCSSLATLTSLQLLDIASIRNEGGDYEVMDLNHHHQQQHSRSSSMSSSFLQSLRMLILCGRLEKMPQWIAHLQSLVRIDLDWSGLRDEEDPLEPLHHLPNLVTIQFCGSYQGEGLCFKTGGFLKLKDLYLKKLEKLKWLKVEEGALASLHELCLDRLPLLEELPLDIQHLSQLRKLGLHELSSQLMEKLNSLNEDSEDYRKIGHIPEVEIVFLTNEGWKYRLLWGKKMM; from the coding sequence ATGGCACTCACAATTCTGTCTTCTGTGTTAAATCAGCTCTCAATTCTTCTGCGTGAAGAGGGACAACTTTTGGGAGGGCTTCGCCAAGAGGTTGAACTCATCAGGGATGAGTTGGGGCGCATGAGAGCATTCCTGAGAGTGGcagaaacaaaggaagaagatgCTGATCCCGGCCTCCAAGAATGGATCAAGCAAGTACGAGAAGCCGCTTATGACATTGAAGATGTTCTTGATGAATTCGTATCTCGCTTTGCTCGCCATCGAGCAACGGGCTTCCATGGCTTTGTTCGGAAAATTTTCAACTCCATAAAGACTTTGCGAGCTCGTCATAAGGTTGCTGAGCAAATACAAAGCATCAAGGCTAGAGTAAAGTTTATTTCTGAAGGGCATCGAAGATACCAATTAGAATTCGGTGTTACTACCCAAGCGGCCGAGTCTCTTGCTACTGTTAACAACACAACATGGCGCTATAGCAGGGATGATGCACTTCTTGTGGAAGAAGCTGAACTAATTGGCATTGATAACCCCAGACAACAGCTAATTTCTCAACTACTCCAGGGGGATGATTCCCAACTCAAAGTTGTTTCTGTGGTTGGCATGGGAGGACTCGGTAAAACTACCTTAGTCAAAATAGTCCATGAAGATTTAGATATTAGAAGGCATTTCCCAGTTCGTGCCTTTGTAACTGTCTCTCAAACATGCAACATCCAGGAACTCCTAAAAGACTTGATTCTGCAGTTACACAATgatttgaagaaacaagttcCGCAATTGATTGAGGCAATGACTACAATTCAGCTGAAACAATTTGTTAAAGATTTTCTTCAACAAGCTGGAAGGTATGCAATTGTGTTTGATGACGTATGGGatgtgaaattttggaatgcAATTAGAATTGCACTACCCAAGAATGGCTATGGCAATTGTGTCATGCTAACAACACGACAAGCCGATGTAGCCTTTGCATCTTGCACCCAATCTCAGGATTATGTCTTCAAAATGGAGTTCCTGTCTTTCGAGGATTCATGGACCCTATTTTGCAACAAGATCTTCAAAGGAAATGGTTGTCCTGCCCATCTAATAGATGTTGCAAAAGGTATACTGGGGAAATGTGAGGGATTGCCCCTTGCGATTCTTGCAATCAGTGGGCTTTGGGCTTTGAAAGACTTCAGTATTGCAGAGTGGGAGATGGTTCGACACAGCCTAGGAGGTGAATTAGAAGGCTCTGGTATGCTGGACCGGGTCAGAAAGATACTTTTTCTCAGTTACAATGATCTACCTTGTGATCTTAAGACCTGTTTGTTGTATTTAAGCATTTACCCAGAGGATTTTAAAATACGTTGTCATAGACTTGTTCAATTGTGGTCAGCTGAAGGATTTGTAGGAAAGACAGAAGGAATGACAATGAAAGATGTAGGCTTCAGTTACCTCACAGAACTTGTCAATAGGAGTCTAATTCAAGTGACTCAGAGTTTTTATGAAGGAATCCCCTATACATGTCGAATCCATGATCTTGTGCGAGAAGTTGTTCTTTCCAAGTCAAGGGAACAAAATATGATCGCAATTGCTAATGAGCAATGCACAAGGTGGTTTTCTGAGAAGGTACGCCGTTTGGTAGTCCATAGTAGCAGCAACAACACCGAGCAGCACCAAGAAAGCCAATGTTATAGCTTTAACCACCTTCGATCCTTTATTACGATTGAATCCATGAATCCACCGATATCCAGAGCCTTGTTATCTAAAGCTTTAAAGAGTAGCAGATTGTTAAAGGTTTTGGATTTGACTGATGAAAAGACATTGGAGGAAATCCCAAATGAGATTTTCAACTTGTATCATCTCAGGCATCTGAACCTATGCAGGACAGGGGTTAAAGCAGTCCCGAAATTCATAGGAAAGCTTCGAAATTTGGAGTATTTGGATTTGGGTGAAACTCAAGTCAAGGAATTACCCATGGAAATCCAGAAGCTAAAAAAGCTTGAGCATCTTATAGTACACCAAAAAGTTGATTTTTCTGAAGCAAGTTATGGATTTCATGGGTTTAAAGCTCCATCAAAATTGGGAGGACTTCTTGCCCTACAATCATTAACAACCATAGATGCAAGTGGCGGATCTGTAATAGTTAAAGAGATAGGAACATTGACTCAATTAAGCCGATTAGGGATTTCAAATCTGAGAAGAGAAGATGGAAAGGTGCTCTGCTCCTCCCTTGCCACCCTCACTAGTCTTCAGCTACTAGACATTGCTTCAATTAGAAATGAAGGTGGTGATTATGAGGTAATGGATctgaatcatcatcatcaacaacaacatTCTCGTTCATCTTCAATGTCTTCTTCATTTCTCCAATCTCTTCGCATGCTAATATTGTGTGGCCGCTTAGAAAAGATGCCACAATGGATAGCTCATCTTCAAAGCTTGGTAAGAATAGATTTGGATTGGAGTGGCTTAAGGGATGAAGAGGATCCGCTTGAACCCCTGCACCATTTGCCAAATTTGGTTACTATTCAATTTTGTGGATCTTACCAAGGAGAGGGGTTGTGTTTCAAGACTGGAGGATTCCTGAAGTTAAAGGATTTGTACCTAAAGAAATTAGAAAAGTTAAAATGGCTGAAAGTGGAGGAGGGTGCATTAGCCAGTCTCCATGAACTGTGTCTGGATAGACTTCCATTGCTAGAGGAGTTACCTTTGGATATTCAACACCTGAGCCAACTTCGAAAGCTAGGTTTGCATGAGTTGAGTTCTCAACTGATGGAGAAACTAAATAGTCTAAATGAAGATAGTGAAGATTACAGAAAAATTGGACACATTCCTGAAGTTGAAATTGTATTTTTGACAAATGAGGGATGGAAATATCGCCTGCTATGGGGGAAGAAGATGATGTAA
- the LOC113705778 gene encoding disease resistance protein RPM1-like: MAVTILSSVLNQLSILLLEEGQLLGGLRQEVELIRDELGHMRAFLRVAETKEEDADPRLQEWIKQVREAAYDIEDVLDEFVARFARHPATGFHGSVRRIFNSIKTLRGRHKVAEQIQSIKARVKNISEGHRRYQLEFGVTTRVSGSPPAVNNTTWRHSRDDAILVEEAELVGIDKPKQQLVSQLLGGDESQLKVVSVVGMGGLGKTTLVKKVHEDLDVRRHFPVRAFVTVSQTCNFQELLKDLTRQLHNELKKAVPESIEAMTAIQLKQCVKDFLQQAGRYAIVFDDVWDTEFWNAIRIALPKNGYGNRVMLTTRKADVAFASCTQSQDYVFKMVPLSFEDSWTLFCNKIFKGNGCPAHLIDFAKGILGKCEGLPLAILAISGLLALKDLNIAEEWKMVRCSLGGELEGSGMLDKVRKVLSLSYNDLPCHLKTCLLYLSIYPEDFEIGCHRLVQLWTAERYVEKREEMTLEDVGYNYLKELANRSLIQVSESFYEGIPYSCRIHDLVREVILSKSRKQNTVAITTGQYTRWPSSKVRRLVVHNSNNTQQHQESQYYCFDHLRSFIAIESMNPLVSKNLLPKVLRSGRLLKVLDLRGEKTLEEIPNEIFHLYRLRYLNLYGTGIKSIPKSIGKLRNLEYLNLSDTQVRELPMEILKLQKLQHLRVFKLVDPLDHNYGFRGFMAPSKLGGLFALQSLFGIDASESIIVKEIGKLTELRELGISNLRREDGKELCSSLANLTSLRELTISSIRKDDDDYEVMNLNHHHQQHSNSSSVSFSFLVSLRMLVLSGRLEKMPWWIAHLQSLVRVDLNWSSLSDEEDPLESLHHLPNLGAVQFCGSYQGEGLCFKAGGFLRLKTLYLKKIDKLRWMKMEEGALPSLQEITLVELPLMHELPWGIEHLSHLQKLRLYLLSSQMTRNLVDQNEESEDYARIAHIPEIVIGFLSNEGWNEHRLWGKNM, from the coding sequence ATGGCAGTAACAATTCTGTCTTCTGTGTTAAATCAGCTCTCAATTCTTCTGCTTGAAGAGGGACAACTTTTGGGCGGGCTTCGCCAAGAGGTTGAACTCATCAGGGATGAGTTGGGGCACATGAGAGCATTCCTGAGAGTGGcagaaacaaaggaagaagatgCTGATCCCAGGCTCCAAGAATGGATCAAGCAAGTACGAGAAGCCGCTTATGATATTGAAGATGTTCTTGATGAATTCGTAGCTCGCTTTGCTCGCCATCCAGCAACAGGCTTCCATGGCTCTGTTCGGAGAATTTTCAACTCCATAAAGACTTTGCGAGGTCGCCATAAGGTTGCTGAGCAAATACAAAGCATCAAGGCCAGAGTAAAGAATATTTCTGAAGGGCATCGGAGATACCAATTAGAATTCGGTGTTACTACCCGGGTATCTGGGTCTCCTCCTGCTGTTAACAACACAACATGGCGCCATAGCCGGGATGATGCAATTCTTGTGGAAGAAGCTGAATTGGTTGGCATTGACAAGCCCAAACAACAGCTAGTTTCTCAACTGCTCGGGGGAGATGAATCCCAACTCAAAGTCGTTTCTGTGGTTGGTATGGGAGGACTCGGTAAAACTACATTAGTTAAAAAAGTCCATGAAGATTTAGATGTTAGAAGGCATTTCCCAGTTCGTGCCTTTGTAACTGTCTCTCAAACATGCAACTTCCAGGAACTCCTAAAAGACTTGACTCGGCAGTTACACAATGAATTGAAGAAAGCAGTTCCAGAATCGATTGAGGCAATGACTGCAATTCAGCTGAAACAATGTGTTAAAGATTTTCTTCAACAAGCTGGAAGGTATGCAATTGTGTTTGATGATGTATGGGATACCGAATTTTGGAATGCAATCAGAATTGCACTACCCAAGAATGGCTATGGCAATCGTGTCATGCTAACAACACGAAAAGCCGATGTAGCCTTTGCATCTTGCACCCAATCTCAGGATTATGTCTTCAAAATGGTGCCCCTGTCTTTCGAGGATTCATGGACCCTATTTTGCAACAAGATCTTCAAAGGAAATGGTTGTCCTGCCCATCTAATAGATTTTGCAAAAGGTATATTGGGGAAATGTGAGGGATTGCCCCTTGCAATTCTTGCAATTAGCGGGCTTTTGGCTTTGAAAGACTTGAATATAGCAGAGGAATGGAAGATGGTTCGATGCAGTCTTGGGGGAGAATTAGAAGGCTCTGGTATGTTGGACAAGGTTAGAAAGGTACTCTCTCTTAGTTACAATGATCTACCTTGTCATCTTAAgacttgtttgttatatttaaGCATATACCCAGAGGATTTTGAAATAGGTTGTCATAGACTTGTTCAATTATGGACTGCTGAAAGATATgtagaaaagagagaagaaatgaCTCTGGAAGATGTAGGCTACAATTACCTCAAAGAACTTGCGAATAGGAGCCTAATTCAAGTGAGTGAAAGTTTCTATGAAGGAATACCTTACAGTTGTCGAATCCATGATCTAGTGCGAGAAGTTATTCTTTCCAAGTCAAGGAAACAAAACACGGTGGCAATTACTACTGGACAATACACAAGGTGGCCATCTAGTAAGGTACGGCGTTTGGTAGTCCATAATAGCAACAACACCCAGCAGCACCAAGAAAGCCAGTATTATTGCTTTGACCACCTTCGATCCTTCATTGCAATTGAATCCATGAATCCACTAGTATCCAAAAATTTGTTACCTAAAGTTTTAAGGAGTGGTAGATTGTTAAAGGTTTTGGATTTAAGAGGTGAAAAGACATTGGAGGAAATTCCAAATGAGATTTTCCACTTGTATCGTCTCAGGTATCTGAACCTATATGGTACAGGAATTAAATCAATCCCAAAATCCATAGGAAAACTTCGAAATTTGGAGTATTTGAATTTGAGTGATACTCAAGTTAGGGAGCTACCCATGGAAATCTTAAAGTTACAAAAGCTTCAGCATCTTAGAGTATTTAAACTAGTTGATCCTTTGGATCATAATTACGGATTTCGTGGATTTATGGCTCCTTCGAAATTGGGAGGGCTTTTTGCTCTACAATCATTGTTTGGCATAGATGCAAGTGAATCCATAATTGTTAAAGAGATAGGAAAATTGACTGAATTAAGAGAATTAGGGATTTCAAATCTGAGAAGAGAAGATGGAAAGGAGCTCTGTTCCTCCCTTGCCAACCTCACTAGTCTTCGAGAGTTAACCATTTCTTCAATTAGAAAAGATGATGACGATTATGAAGTGATGAATctaaatcatcatcatcaacaaCATTCTAATTCTTCTTCAGTGTCTTTTTCGTTTCTTGTATCTCTTCGTATGCTAGTATTGTCTGGCCGCTTAGAAAAGATGCCATGGTGGATAGCTCATCTTCAAAGCTTGGTAAGAGTAGATTTGAATTGGAGCAGCTTAAGTGATGAGGAGGATCCACTTGAATCCCTCCACCATTTGCCAAATTTGGGTGCTGTTCAATTTTGTGGATCTTACCAAGGGGAAGGATTGTGTTTCAAGGCTGGAGGATTTCTAAGGCTGAAGACTTTGTATCTAAAGAAAATAGATAAGTTAAGATGGATGAAAATGGAGGAGGGTGCATTGCCCAGTCTTCAAGAAATCACTCTGGTAGAACTTCCATTAATGCATGAGTTACCTTGGGGAATTGAACACTTGAGTCACCTTCAGAAGCTGCGTTTGTATCTGTTGAGTTCTCAAATGACGAGGAATCTAGTGGATCAAAATGAAGAAAGTGAAGATTATGCAAGAATTGCACACATCCCTGAAATTGTCATCGGATTTTTGTCTAATGAGGGATGGAATGAGCACCGACTGTGGGGGAAAAATATGTAA